One window from the genome of Campylobacter concisus encodes:
- the metE gene encoding 5-methyltetrahydropteroyltriglutamate--homocysteine S-methyltransferase: protein MIKSYVLGFPRIGEKRELKRALEGFWAGKEGFSEDNLQETAKTLRQRHWKYQQDAGISAISVNDFSFYDLMLDNIIAFGATPPRFANLSGLEQYFACSRGNKNGVAMEMTKWFNTNYHYIVPELSSESKFSLKADKILNEYKEAKANGVKGKVNLIGPITFLALSKTTDGSCPFKHLDALVSEYKKLLEQISKLDDEILVQFDEPIFVTDKNESDLLPLITKVYNELTSVASNVKIVFATYFEHAIKAVSEVAKTKIYGIALDFIHGKRNFEALETIKNSHLTLFAGVIDGRNIWKSNIDEKVKLVGEISEKIGGKDLYIGTSCSLLHVPYTLKYEENLNPEIKSWLSFAVEKLDEIKIITKLANGEKLDESETKIYEENKNAVKTRATSKLIHSYSVQNRIKNLSKFERDEKFEDRIKIQRETLKYGILPTTTIGSFPQTVDLRVLRQNFKKGEIDAAAYEAGIKKYIDHCVKFQEDIGLDVLVHGEPERNDMVEYFGEQISGYAFSQNGWVQSYGSRCVKPPLLFGDVSRPEPMTVKWMKYAQSITKHVMKGMLTGPVTMLNWSFVRDDLPRSEVAKQLALCIYDEIADLQDAGIRVIQVDEAAFKEGYPLRAENIPAYEKFAVDCFKLSVSSAEAKTQIHTHMCYSEFNDIIKTIEAMDADVISIETARSGNELLKIFKAVGYKQEVGPGVYDIHSPRVPSVEEIVAQIKALLEVLPKEQLWINPDCGLKTRKWEEVEPSLKNMVEAVKIVRGL, encoded by the coding sequence ATGATAAAAAGTTATGTTTTAGGTTTTCCAAGAATCGGTGAAAAAAGAGAGTTAAAGCGCGCATTAGAGGGCTTTTGGGCTGGTAAAGAGGGCTTTAGCGAAGATAATTTGCAAGAGACTGCAAAGACGCTTCGCCAAAGACACTGGAAATATCAACAAGACGCTGGCATTTCGGCTATTAGCGTTAATGATTTTTCATTTTATGACCTAATGCTTGATAACATCATCGCTTTTGGCGCTACGCCTCCAAGATTTGCAAATTTAAGCGGCTTGGAGCAGTATTTTGCTTGCTCAAGAGGCAATAAAAATGGCGTTGCGATGGAGATGACAAAGTGGTTTAACACAAACTACCACTACATCGTGCCAGAGCTTAGCAGCGAGAGTAAATTTAGCCTAAAAGCAGACAAAATTTTAAATGAATACAAAGAGGCGAAGGCTAACGGCGTAAAAGGCAAGGTAAATTTGATCGGCCCTATCACATTTTTGGCCCTTTCAAAGACGACTGACGGCAGCTGCCCATTTAAGCATCTTGACGCGCTTGTAAGCGAGTACAAAAAGTTACTTGAGCAAATTTCTAAGCTTGATGATGAAATTTTAGTGCAGTTTGACGAGCCGATCTTTGTAACAGACAAAAACGAAAGCGATCTTTTGCCACTTATCACAAAGGTCTATAACGAGCTAACAAGCGTAGCTAGCAACGTTAAGATCGTATTTGCGACATATTTTGAGCATGCGATTAAAGCAGTTAGCGAAGTGGCTAAAACTAAAATTTACGGCATCGCACTTGACTTCATCCACGGTAAGAGAAATTTCGAAGCACTTGAGACTATCAAAAACAGCCATTTGACGCTATTTGCTGGCGTGATCGACGGCAGAAATATCTGGAAGAGCAACATCGATGAAAAAGTAAAACTTGTAGGTGAAATTTCAGAAAAAATAGGCGGAAAAGACCTTTACATCGGCACTTCATGCTCGCTTCTTCACGTGCCATACACTCTAAAATATGAAGAGAATTTAAACCCAGAGATCAAAAGCTGGCTAAGCTTTGCGGTTGAGAAGCTTGACGAGATCAAGATCATCACAAAACTAGCAAACGGAGAGAAGCTTGATGAGAGCGAAACAAAAATTTACGAAGAGAACAAAAATGCTGTTAAAACTCGTGCTACTTCAAAGCTCATCCACTCTTATAGCGTTCAAAACCGCATCAAAAATTTAAGCAAATTTGAGCGTGATGAGAAATTTGAAGATCGCATAAAAATTCAGCGCGAAACACTAAAATACGGCATCTTGCCAACAACAACGATAGGTAGCTTCCCTCAAACGGTTGATCTTCGCGTACTTCGCCAAAATTTCAAAAAAGGCGAGATCGACGCGGCCGCTTATGAAGCAGGCATCAAAAAATATATCGATCACTGCGTGAAATTCCAAGAAGATATCGGCCTAGACGTGCTAGTACACGGCGAGCCAGAGAGAAACGACATGGTCGAGTACTTTGGCGAGCAGATCAGCGGATATGCATTTAGCCAAAATGGCTGGGTACAAAGCTACGGCAGCCGCTGCGTCAAGCCACCACTTCTCTTTGGTGACGTAAGCCGCCCAGAGCCGATGACTGTTAAGTGGATGAAATACGCTCAAAGCATCACAAAACACGTAATGAAAGGCATGCTAACAGGTCCTGTAACGATGCTAAACTGGAGCTTTGTGCGTGACGATCTGCCAAGAAGCGAGGTAGCAAAACAACTTGCACTTTGTATCTATGACGAGATCGCAGACCTTCAAGATGCAGGCATCAGAGTGATCCAAGTCGATGAGGCAGCATTTAAAGAGGGCTATCCGCTAAGAGCTGAAAATATACCAGCTTATGAGAAATTTGCGGTTGATTGTTTCAAACTTTCAGTAAGCTCGGCTGAAGCAAAAACACAGATCCATACGCATATGTGCTACTCTGAATTTAACGATATTATTAAGACCATTGAGGCAATGGACGCTGATGTTATCAGTATCGAGACTGCAAGAAGTGGTAACGAGCTACTTAAAATTTTCAAAGCCGTTGGCTACAAACAAGAGGTCGGACCTGGCGTTTACGACATCCACAGCCCGCGTGTGCCAAGTGTCGAGGAGATCGTCGCTCAGATTAAAGCTCTGCTTGAAGTCTTGCCAAAAGAGCAACTCTGGATCAACCCAGATTGTGGCCTAAAAACTAGAAAATGGGAAGAAGTCGAGCCAAGCCTTAAAAACATGGTAGAAGCTGTCAAGATCGTAAGAGGTCTATAA
- the dapF gene encoding diaminopimelate epimerase produces the protein MQVSKYNASGNDFVIFHTFLSKDRSELARQICSRTNGVGADGLIVLLPYEKGVKWEFYNSDGSYAAMCGNGSRAAARYAYLNGLVRSSEFALLTGSGEVMANVKGECVEVVLTSPKILSEPLNENGKTWYFYDTGVPHLVNFTQNLDEFDVKECRALRQKYNANVNLAKFEGEVLKVRTYERGVEDETLACGTGMAACFYGATLNLNAAQCLKVYPKSSEELGLRLESGKILFSGAVKHCFDTSIEI, from the coding sequence ATGCAAGTGTCAAAGTACAACGCTAGTGGCAATGATTTTGTCATATTTCATACATTTTTGAGCAAAGATAGAAGTGAGCTAGCAAGGCAAATTTGTAGCCGAACAAACGGCGTGGGAGCTGATGGGCTCATCGTACTTTTGCCTTACGAAAAGGGCGTGAAATGGGAGTTTTACAACAGCGACGGAAGCTATGCTGCTATGTGTGGCAACGGCTCACGCGCGGCTGCTAGATATGCCTATCTAAATGGCCTCGTAAGATCGAGCGAATTTGCCTTGCTAACTGGTAGCGGCGAGGTGATGGCAAATGTGAAAGGTGAGTGCGTCGAGGTTGTGCTAACAAGTCCAAAAATTTTAAGCGAGCCACTAAATGAAAACGGCAAAACTTGGTATTTTTACGATACTGGCGTGCCTCATCTTGTAAATTTCACGCAAAATTTAGATGAATTTGACGTCAAAGAGTGCAGGGCGCTTCGTCAAAAGTACAACGCAAATGTAAATTTAGCCAAATTTGAGGGCGAAGTTTTAAAGGTTAGAACCTACGAAAGGGGTGTAGAGGACGAGACGCTAGCTTGTGGCACTGGCATGGCGGCTTGCTTTTACGGCGCTACTTTAAATTTAAACGCAGCGCAATGCCTAAAAGTCTATCCAAAAAGTAGCGAGGAGCTTGGCCTTAGACTAGAAAGCGGCAAAATTTTATTTAGTGGAGCGGTGAAACACTGCTTTGATACGAGTATTGAAATTTAG
- a CDS encoding RDD family protein, with the protein MAKQKAKIAPIWARVKAFIIDLFIIGMPIFYATTYIVLDGKEAFLHNQIAIFGANSLISLIMCLFFSIKAQTPGYKAQEIYLINLKTGRKLSFFHTILRQICFAFAGFSILGLCLCFFRKDKLNLHDIITHSAAVQRSEG; encoded by the coding sequence TTGGCAAAGCAAAAGGCAAAAATCGCACCTATTTGGGCTAGAGTAAAGGCCTTTATCATCGATCTTTTTATCATCGGTATGCCGATATTTTATGCGACAACATATATTGTGCTTGATGGCAAAGAGGCATTTTTGCATAATCAAATTGCCATTTTTGGTGCAAATAGCCTGATCTCACTTATAATGTGCCTTTTTTTTAGCATAAAAGCACAAACTCCGGGCTACAAAGCACAAGAAATTTATCTAATAAACCTAAAAACCGGTAGAAAACTAAGCTTTTTTCACACCATCTTGCGCCAAATTTGCTTTGCCTTTGCTGGCTTTAGCATACTTGGACTTTGCCTTTGTTTCTTTAGAAAAGATAAACTAAATCTGCACGACATCATCACTCACTCAGCTGCCGTGCAAAGATCAGAGGGATAA
- the rplT gene encoding 50S ribosomal protein L20, whose protein sequence is MARVKTGVVRRRRHKKVLKLARGFFSARHKHFRKAKEQLERSLVYAYRDRRQKKRDFRRLWIVRINAACRLNDISYSRFINGLNKAKIELDRKILADLAMNDAKTFAALAKQAKDALK, encoded by the coding sequence ATGGCAAGAGTAAAAACAGGCGTAGTTAGAAGAAGACGCCATAAGAAAGTTTTAAAGTTAGCACGTGGCTTTTTCAGTGCTAGACACAAACATTTTAGAAAAGCTAAAGAGCAACTAGAGAGAAGTTTAGTTTACGCATACCGCGACAGACGCCAGAAAAAACGTGATTTCAGACGTTTATGGATCGTTCGTATCAACGCAGCTTGCAGACTAAACGATATTAGCTATTCAAGATTTATCAACGGCTTAAACAAAGCTAAGATCGAACTTGATAGAAAAATTTTAGCTGATCTAGCTATGAATGACGCGAAGACATTTGCGGCACTTGCAAAACAAGCAAAAGATGCTTTGAAATAA
- the purM gene encoding phosphoribosylformylglycinamidine cyclo-ligase has translation MISYKDAGVDIDAGNSFVEAIKPFVKSTQTPNVIGGIGSFSGAVRLPSGYKNPAILGATDGVGTKLRLAIDAKKFDGVGEDLVAMCVNDLICNFATPLFFLDYYATAKLEIESAKEVVKSIANGCKKAQCALIGGETAEMPSMYEKGDFDLAGFAVGIAEADEIDRSKFVKSGDVLVALPSSGLHSNGFSLARKVVSELGLKFDEKVGDKKLIDVLLEPTRIYVSDFLRLKDKITAMAHITGGGIVENLPRVFPAELGAKVQKSAIKTPEIFKIIAQKVEESEMMRTFNMGVGMILVVPKENVDAVLANSDGYVIGEVVNGKGVELI, from the coding sequence ATGATAAGCTATAAAGATGCTGGAGTGGATATAGATGCTGGAAATAGCTTTGTTGAGGCGATAAAGCCTTTCGTAAAATCTACACAGACACCAAACGTTATAGGTGGCATTGGGTCATTTTCAGGAGCGGTCAGACTACCAAGCGGATATAAAAATCCTGCCATTTTAGGTGCGACTGATGGCGTTGGCACGAAGCTTCGCCTAGCTATCGACGCTAAGAAATTTGACGGCGTGGGTGAGGATCTAGTCGCAATGTGCGTAAATGATCTCATCTGCAACTTCGCCACACCACTCTTTTTCCTCGACTACTACGCGACTGCAAAGCTTGAGATAGAGAGTGCCAAAGAGGTAGTAAAAAGCATCGCAAATGGCTGCAAAAAGGCACAATGTGCGCTTATCGGCGGTGAGACAGCCGAGATGCCATCGATGTATGAAAAAGGCGACTTCGATCTTGCTGGATTTGCCGTTGGTATCGCTGAGGCTGATGAGATCGACAGGAGCAAATTTGTAAAATCTGGTGACGTTTTAGTCGCACTTCCAAGCAGTGGTCTACACTCAAATGGCTTCTCTCTTGCAAGAAAAGTGGTAAGCGAGCTTGGACTAAAATTTGATGAAAAAGTAGGCGATAAAAAGCTCATCGACGTGCTTCTTGAGCCAACTAGAATTTACGTTAGCGACTTTTTAAGATTAAAAGATAAGATTACGGCAATGGCTCACATCACCGGTGGTGGCATAGTTGAAAACTTACCTCGCGTCTTTCCTGCTGAGCTTGGTGCAAAGGTGCAAAAAAGCGCTATAAAAACGCCTGAAATTTTTAAAATCATCGCTCAAAAAGTAGAAGAAAGCGAGATGATGAGAACCTTTAACATGGGCGTTGGCATGATATTGGTTGTGCCAAAAGAAAACGTAGATGCTGTCCTAGCTAATAGCGATGGCTACGTGATCGGTGAAGTAGTAAATGGCAAAGGCGTAGAGCTAATTTAA
- a CDS encoding C69 family dipeptidase produces MKGKILASIVAMSAILGTSSLACTTILVGDKASNDGSMLVARSADSKAIKAQVFLIHPATKNQTGMHSSKAHDGANDFTYPLPKDGMRYTTIANSHTKLHGAVGYNEAGVGLSGTETIYAKDELLKIDPYNEETGITEDDIPDVLLPRMKSAKDGVKLLGEIVETKGAGEGFGVVFIDANELWYFETGTGHKWIATKIAPDEYFVTANQGRLHAYKENDPNFMGAKDVIKFAIDNKTYDPAKDGEFNFTKAYTRDDERDVTYNYPRVCWVQSMFNPSLKQDFADGQKFPVFLKPEKKLGVEDLKAAMRAHYNGTAFDNYASKDEDKKNVYRAISVFRTYESHVMQVRPWLPKEIGRVTYVALGMADLSVYLPYYEGLDGFIKGYSDGSYDADDTSIYWVYRKLQTLVMTDYEKYSPVVKEAYAKFEKELAVKQAKFEDEYVKLYKKDKKKADKLLNEFSQKTMQEAKDLTQELTNKVFTMLTADMDAKLKSLNKGKKD; encoded by the coding sequence ATGAAAGGCAAAATTCTTGCATCAATCGTTGCTATGAGTGCGATTTTAGGCACAAGTAGCTTGGCATGCACTACCATTTTAGTAGGAGATAAAGCTTCAAATGATGGCTCCATGCTGGTCGCTAGGAGCGCAGATAGCAAGGCTATAAAAGCTCAAGTCTTTTTGATACATCCAGCTACGAAAAATCAAACTGGCATGCACAGCTCAAAGGCGCATGACGGCGCAAATGACTTTACATATCCGCTCCCAAAAGATGGCATGAGATACACAACCATCGCAAATTCTCACACAAAACTTCACGGAGCTGTCGGCTACAATGAAGCTGGCGTTGGACTAAGTGGCACCGAGACCATATACGCAAAAGATGAGCTTTTAAAGATCGATCCATATAATGAAGAGACCGGTATCACCGAAGATGACATCCCAGACGTGCTTTTGCCACGTATGAAGAGTGCAAAAGATGGCGTTAAGCTTCTTGGTGAGATAGTTGAGACAAAGGGCGCCGGAGAAGGCTTTGGCGTAGTATTTATTGACGCAAACGAGCTTTGGTACTTTGAAACAGGTACAGGTCACAAGTGGATCGCTACAAAGATCGCTCCAGATGAGTATTTCGTCACTGCAAACCAAGGCAGACTTCACGCCTATAAAGAGAATGATCCAAATTTCATGGGCGCAAAAGACGTCATTAAATTTGCGATTGATAACAAGACTTATGACCCTGCAAAAGATGGCGAATTTAACTTCACAAAGGCTTATACAAGGGATGATGAAAGAGATGTGACTTACAACTACCCACGCGTTTGCTGGGTACAAAGCATGTTTAACCCAAGTCTAAAACAAGACTTCGCCGATGGTCAGAAATTTCCAGTATTTTTAAAACCAGAGAAAAAATTAGGCGTTGAAGATCTAAAAGCTGCAATGAGAGCCCACTACAACGGCACTGCGTTTGATAACTACGCTAGCAAAGACGAAGATAAGAAAAATGTCTACCGCGCCATAAGCGTCTTTAGAACATACGAGTCTCACGTCATGCAGGTGCGCCCATGGCTACCAAAAGAGATCGGCCGTGTGACTTACGTAGCTCTTGGCATGGCTGATCTTAGCGTTTATTTGCCGTATTACGAGGGGCTTGATGGCTTTATAAAAGGCTACTCAGACGGCTCATACGACGCTGATGACACTTCGATATACTGGGTTTATAGAAAGCTTCAAACCCTTGTGATGACTGACTATGAGAAGTATTCGCCAGTGGTAAAAGAGGCATACGCTAAATTTGAAAAAGAGTTGGCGGTAAAACAGGCTAAATTTGAAGATGAGTACGTCAAACTTTATAAAAAAGATAAGAAAAAAGCGGACAAACTCTTAAATGAATTTAGCCAAAAGACAATGCAAGAGGCTAAGGATCTAACTCAGGAGCTTACAAATAAGGTCTTTACTATGCTTACAGCTGATATGGATGCTAAGCTAAAATCCCTAAATAAAGGCAAAAAAGACTAA
- the coaE gene encoding dephospho-CoA kinase (Dephospho-CoA kinase (CoaE) performs the final step in coenzyme A biosynthesis.): MQKFPNAYVITGSIASGKSTAINLLKERGFSVIDADVIAHEQLEICKCEIVEFFGEQILDEAGKIDRQKLGAIVFNDPKKLKILEQILHPKIKEEILSRATKLECLEQVYFVDIPLFFEKEDRYAEFKNVAVIYAPKELLLSRLMNRNGLSLNEAKARVELQMDIEQKRKKANFIIDNSGDKENLEQELEKFLRQIYG; the protein is encoded by the coding sequence TTGCAGAAATTTCCAAACGCTTATGTCATCACAGGCTCGATCGCTAGCGGTAAAAGCACGGCTATAAATTTACTAAAAGAACGAGGCTTTAGCGTGATTGATGCGGACGTGATCGCTCATGAACAGCTTGAAATTTGTAAATGTGAGATAGTGGAATTTTTTGGCGAGCAAATTTTAGACGAAGCTGGTAAGATCGATCGTCAAAAACTTGGTGCCATTGTTTTTAATGATCCAAAAAAATTAAAAATTTTAGAGCAAATTTTGCATCCAAAGATAAAGGAAGAAATTTTATCTCGCGCTACGAAACTTGAGTGCTTGGAGCAGGTTTATTTTGTCGATATCCCTTTGTTTTTTGAAAAAGAGGATCGCTACGCTGAGTTTAAAAATGTTGCCGTGATTTACGCACCAAAAGAGCTTTTGCTAAGCCGCCTAATGAACCGAAATGGGCTAAGCTTAAATGAAGCAAAAGCTAGAGTAGAGCTTCAGATGGATATCGAGCAAAAGCGAAAAAAGGCAAATTTTATAATAGATAATAGTGGCGATAAAGAAAATTTAGAGCAAGAACTAGAGAAATTTCTAAGGCAAATTTATGGCTGA
- the rpmI gene encoding 50S ribosomal protein L35: protein MPKMKTVRGAAKRFKVGKNKIKRGSAFRSHILTKKPSKRMRDLRGPKYVDSTNVPAVRKMLGV, encoded by the coding sequence ATGCCAAAGATGAAAACCGTTCGCGGTGCTGCTAAGCGCTTTAAAGTAGGTAAAAATAAGATAAAAAGAGGCTCTGCTTTTAGAAGCCATATCTTAACAAAAAAACCTAGTAAGCGTATGAGAGATTTGCGTGGCCCAAAATACGTGGACAGCACAAATGTCCCAGCCGTTCGCAAAATGCTCGGCGTATAA